A single region of the bacterium genome encodes:
- a CDS encoding ComEA family DNA-binding protein produces the protein MKQWLTPEERRAAAVVIALVGAGYLMLGWRVWREPDPPFPLDSLDLAFMRTGAALAADSGAPSGAGPAAASLAGPTQALDLNHADSLALLELPGIGPTKAGGILAWRRRHGAFRRVEDLMEVPGIGPATFARLQGQVGIGSDKVASGTPASPPQPAGAGRRDAK, from the coding sequence TTGAAACAGTGGTTGACGCCTGAGGAGCGCCGCGCCGCCGCGGTGGTGATCGCCCTGGTGGGCGCGGGATATTTGATGCTTGGGTGGCGGGTTTGGCGGGAGCCGGACCCTCCATTTCCGCTTGACAGCCTTGACCTTGCCTTCATGCGGACAGGCGCCGCACTGGCCGCCGACAGTGGCGCGCCGAGTGGCGCCGGGCCGGCCGCGGCCAGCCTGGCCGGACCGACACAAGCGCTGGACCTGAACCATGCCGACAGCCTGGCCCTGCTGGAGCTGCCCGGCATCGGGCCGACCAAGGCCGGCGGCATCCTGGCCTGGCGGCGTCGACACGGGGCCTTCCGACGGGTGGAGGATCTGATGGAAGTGCCGGGCATCGGACCCGCCACCTTCGCACGACTACAGGGTCAGGTGGGGATTGGCAGCGACAAGGTCGCGTCCGGAACCCCGGCTTCGCCGCCTCAACCAGCCGGCGCCGGCCGCCGCGACGCAAAATGA